The proteins below come from a single Mya arenaria isolate MELC-2E11 chromosome 8, ASM2691426v1 genomic window:
- the LOC128243966 gene encoding tripartite motif-containing protein 45-like yields the protein MAECAEKEANTSDNADSVGGKVKGETEDRVKLCGPCLEEETEVPATKFCIDCEEHLCDTCVQYHRKVKLTKTHELIDTGAGEQGFRKSDGHLDTFNCTIHQRVITHYCEKHDKLCCSKCIDGAHSICAEFIYNVKGTDTSINEKPEFKEFVEKMHKLTLVFKEIKQRTATNIEKGMENFEKDIETLREAMDKEVARIQTIESSCDSVLGDLKRWKDMVENRTHSAIDEESGSIFLIGKEPFGLKEITNNGEVEAVSLTTSIGSPGGIVLDTNGTFLVSSESEKSIKRVSLEGSVEDYITGLEFVPHGLGMDRVRRLLMDLLHDVSMDVNDATDRRNWGWQDPMFQCGHSTILVPPPATVSVIITPSSGRQRAK from the exons ATGGCTGAATGTGCCGAGAAAGAAGCGAATACAAGTGATAATGCGGACTCTGTCGGTGGGAAAGTTAAAGGAGAGACTGAGGATCGTGTAAAGCTATGTGGGCCGTGTTTGGAGGAAGAAACCGAGGTTCCAGCAACGAAGTTTTGCATTGATTGTGAGGAGCATCTCTGTGATACATGCGTCCAGTATCATCGTAAGGTCAAACTGACTAAAACCCATGAACTGATTGATACTGGTGCTGGAGAACAAGGCTTTAGGAAAAGTGATGGACACCTCGATACATTTAACTGCACGATTCACCAGAGAGTCATAACTCATTATTGTGAGAaacatgataaattatgttGCTCCAAGTGCATTGATGGTGCACATAGCATATGTGCAGAGTTCATTTACAATGTTAAAGGTACAGACACATCAATTAACGAGAAACCGGAGTTTAAAGAATTTGTAGAGAAAATGCATAAGCTGACACTCGTTTTCAAGGAAATCAAACAAAGAACGGCAACGAACATTGAAAAGGgaatggaaaactttgaaaaagaTATAGAGACACTACGGGAAGCTATGGATAAAGAAGTCGCAAGAATTCAAACTATAGAATCTTCCTGTGATTCTGTTTTGGGAGACTTAAAGAGATGGAAAGATATGGTTGAAAACA GGACTCATTCGGCAATTGATGAAGAATCAGGATCCATATTCCTCATAGGCAAAGAACCATTTGGACTTAAAGAAATCACTAACAATGGTGAGGTAGAGGCAGTTTCTCTTACAACATCAATTGGAAGTCCAGGAGGGATAGTTTTAGATACTAACGGTACATTTCTGGTCAGCAGCGAGAGTGAAAAGAGTATCAAACGAGTATCTTTAGAGGGAAGTGTGGAGGATTACATCACTGGTTTAGAGTTTGTACCACACGGACTGGGGATGGATAGAGTGAGACGGTTATT GATGGATCTGCTTCATGATGTCTCCATGGATGTCAACGATGCTACCGACCGCCGGAACTGGGGCTGGCAGGATCCCATGTTCCAGTGTGGCCACTCAACGATCCTTGTGCCACCACCAGCCACGGTCAGCGTTATCATCACCCCCTCCAGCGGACGACAACGAGCAAAGTAG